Proteins from a genomic interval of Desulfovibrio aminophilus DSM 12254:
- a CDS encoding sulfite exporter TauE/SafE family protein, which yields MFDLEHIIVFSAWLCGGFISGVSGIGGAMFAVPIAAAFIPMHEVIVLSCILNLAMDAGICVMQYRFCRVTAVLPMLAGAIPGSFAGLYILKFVSGDVLQGGVGLLLLFYVWWQYASRKTKPRGESWPVGASAGLAAGLLGTAISFDGPPVGAYGLYAGWQPRVFLGTMSVFFVLRSTLTCTLQGMAGLYTPSVLSYAMVGVPATFLGALLAYPLTKRIPQLVFRRVLMVIIAVAGASCLLRSLL from the coding sequence ATGTTCGACCTGGAGCACATCATCGTCTTCTCCGCCTGGCTTTGCGGCGGCTTCATCTCCGGCGTGAGCGGCATCGGCGGGGCCATGTTCGCCGTGCCGATCGCCGCGGCGTTCATCCCGATGCACGAGGTCATCGTCCTGAGTTGCATCCTGAACTTGGCCATGGATGCGGGCATCTGCGTCATGCAGTACCGCTTCTGCCGCGTCACGGCGGTGCTGCCGATGCTGGCCGGGGCCATCCCCGGCTCCTTCGCGGGGCTGTACATCCTGAAATTCGTCTCCGGCGACGTGCTGCAGGGCGGTGTGGGCCTGCTGTTGCTTTTTTATGTCTGGTGGCAGTATGCCTCCCGCAAGACCAAGCCCCGGGGGGAATCCTGGCCCGTCGGCGCCTCGGCCGGTCTGGCCGCGGGGCTTCTGGGCACCGCCATCTCTTTCGACGGACCGCCGGTCGGCGCGTATGGGCTCTACGCCGGATGGCAACCCCGGGTGTTTCTGGGAACGATGAGCGTGTTCTTCGTCCTGCGCAGCACATTGACCTGCACCCTGCAGGGGATGGCCGGGCTTTATACGCCGTCCGTGCTCAGCTACGCGATGGTCGGCGTACCGGCGACGTTTCTCGGGGCCTTGCTGGCCTATCCCCTCACCAAGCGGATTCCACAGCTCGTCTTCCGCCGTGTGCTCATGGTGATCATCGCGGTGGCCGGGGCGTCCTGCCTCCTCCGTTCGTTGCTATGA
- a CDS encoding DUF4125 family protein produces MITRKDLLSEIIERELAMFQSVNNRGGRADCQDMPESFRLMREITHAVLSVAFLESYGQDLRRAERDGRNFMTEKYAIMEGQIAPINPDPRIPEIADQETDWREAVAAEFPHAVEPGGSEAFRRYLRAELQTYSPGTIGAYAECVDAARREGRNLARERYDLLMSKLGFGSLAEREASVERGG; encoded by the coding sequence ATGATCACGCGAAAAGATCTGTTGTCGGAGATCATCGAACGCGAACTCGCCATGTTCCAGAGCGTGAATAATCGCGGGGGGCGGGCGGACTGCCAGGACATGCCCGAGAGTTTTCGCCTGATGCGCGAAATCACCCATGCCGTCCTGTCCGTCGCCTTTTTGGAGAGTTATGGGCAGGATCTGCGTCGCGCTGAACGAGATGGGCGCAATTTCATGACCGAAAAATACGCGATCATGGAAGGGCAGATCGCGCCCATCAATCCCGACCCGCGCATCCCCGAGATCGCGGACCAGGAGACTGACTGGCGCGAAGCCGTGGCCGCGGAATTCCCCCATGCCGTCGAACCGGGTGGGAGTGAGGCCTTCCGCCGCTATCTCCGCGCGGAGCTGCAAACCTATTCGCCGGGCACCATCGGGGCCTATGCGGAATGCGTGGACGCCGCCCGGCGCGAAGGGCGGAATCTGGCCCGCGAACGCTACGATCTTCTCATGAGCAAACTGGGTTTCGGCTCTCTCGCGGAGCGCGAGGCATCCGTGGAGAGGGGCGGCTGA
- a CDS encoding DUF4037 domain-containing protein codes for MAVGLVGEGSECFGFDDVLSRDHDWGPAFCVWLPANELEASRESILTALAELPDEFRDHATRLNPPRPADRVGPLSVEDFYERFTGLRRPPESWREWRLIPEPNLAVCTNGEVFEDNLGLFSAWRETLLTSFPKDLRLKRLAVRCFDMAQAGQYNLLRMGSREDAAAVLFCAARFAEQAVSCVFLLNRRHAPFYKWAARGVRALPRLGMEAGEVLDVLSGVRWSDAGERGRAQDAVEAFCAQVATELRRQEVSGAAGDWLLDHAESVRARITIPALREMPLSLE; via the coding sequence ATGGCGGTCGGGCTGGTGGGGGAAGGCTCGGAATGCTTCGGCTTCGACGACGTCCTTTCCCGTGACCATGACTGGGGACCGGCTTTTTGCGTCTGGCTTCCGGCGAATGAGCTGGAAGCGTCGCGCGAGTCGATTCTCACGGCGTTGGCTGAGCTGCCCGATGAGTTTCGAGATCATGCGACGCGGCTGAACCCGCCGCGTCCGGCGGATCGCGTGGGCCCCTTGTCCGTGGAGGATTTCTACGAACGCTTCACCGGACTTCGCCGCCCGCCCGAGAGCTGGCGGGAATGGCGGCTCATTCCCGAACCGAACCTGGCCGTCTGCACCAACGGCGAGGTCTTCGAGGACAACCTCGGCCTGTTCTCCGCATGGCGGGAGACCCTGCTGACCTCCTTCCCCAAGGATCTCCGGCTGAAAAGGCTCGCGGTCCGCTGTTTCGACATGGCGCAGGCCGGGCAGTACAACCTGCTCCGCATGGGCTCGCGGGAGGACGCGGCGGCCGTCCTGTTCTGCGCGGCGCGTTTCGCTGAACAGGCGGTGTCCTGCGTCTTTCTGCTCAACAGGCGTCATGCGCCGTTCTACAAATGGGCCGCCCGGGGCGTCCGCGCCCTGCCCCGGCTTGGAATGGAGGCCGGAGAGGTGTTGGACGTCCTGTCCGGCGTCCGCTGGAGCGATGCGGGCGAACGCGGGCGGGCGCAGGACGCCGTGGAAGCCTTTTGCGCACAGGTGGCCACCGAGCTTCGCCGCCAGGAGGTGAGCGGCGCGGCGGGCGACTGGCTCCTTGATCACGCCGAGTCCGTGCGGGCGCGGATCACGATCCCGGCGCTGAGGGAGATGCCGTTGTCGCTGGAGTGA
- a CDS encoding ribonucleoside triphosphate reductase, whose protein sequence is MPTQIMKRDGRLETWSTDRIAQAIFKALQASGIKDPILSKRLGKKVEAKLEGIEIPEQEFVQDMVEQVLMESRLYTVARRYVLYREKRRQLRNQREAYLDIKEIIDDYLGKADWRVSENANMTHSFQGLMLHLSGTVQARYALEKYPEEVRLAHEHGYFHIHDLSFGLAGYCAGWSLRDLLLEGFNLEGRSSAGPARHFDSVLGQMVNFLGTLQNEWAGAQAFNNVDTYLAPFVRHDQLSYDEVRQAMQKFVFNLNTTSRWGGQSPFTNLSFDLVPPRHIADEAVIIGGKLQDSTYGEYVEEMEMINRAFLEVMFEGDYNSRIFSFPIPTYNVTKDFPWDSEIGELLLKLTAKYGVPYFQNFINSDLSPEDVRSMCCRLQMDLRELRKKTGGLFGAGDLTGSIGVVTLNLPKLAYLAQSEEDFLELVTEYSELAKNSLEYKRKLITNNLENGMFPWSRRYLRNGYKGHFSTIGILGGHEACLNLLGKGIETEAGIRLMRRTLNHLRDLTSRFQEETGNLYNLEATPAEGTSYRLAKIDKSLYSEIQAQGNGTPYYTNSTALPVHLCDDVIMALEHQNQLQPLYTGGTVFHTFLGESAADMGALKQFIIKAFSMTKIPYLSITPTFSICKEHGYLRGEQDACPECGAETEIYTRIVGYYRPVSRWNKGKQAEYHDRVTFHGVC, encoded by the coding sequence ATGCCCACGCAGATCATGAAGCGCGACGGCCGGTTGGAAACGTGGTCAACGGATAGGATCGCCCAAGCCATCTTCAAGGCCCTGCAGGCCAGCGGGATCAAGGATCCCATCCTCTCCAAGCGACTGGGCAAGAAGGTCGAGGCCAAGCTCGAAGGCATCGAGATTCCCGAGCAGGAATTCGTCCAGGACATGGTCGAACAAGTGCTCATGGAATCGAGGCTCTACACCGTGGCCCGCCGCTACGTGCTCTACCGTGAGAAACGCCGCCAACTGCGCAACCAGCGCGAGGCCTACCTGGACATCAAGGAGATCATCGACGACTACCTCGGCAAGGCCGACTGGCGCGTGTCCGAGAACGCCAACATGACCCACTCCTTTCAGGGCCTCATGCTCCACCTCTCGGGCACGGTGCAGGCCCGCTACGCCCTGGAGAAATATCCCGAGGAAGTGCGCCTGGCCCACGAGCACGGCTACTTCCACATCCACGATCTTTCCTTCGGCCTGGCCGGCTACTGCGCGGGCTGGAGTCTGCGCGACCTGCTCCTGGAAGGTTTCAACCTGGAGGGCCGCTCCTCGGCCGGTCCCGCGCGCCATTTCGACTCGGTCCTGGGCCAGATGGTCAACTTCCTGGGCACGCTCCAGAACGAGTGGGCCGGAGCCCAGGCCTTCAACAACGTGGACACCTACCTGGCCCCCTTCGTGCGCCACGACCAGCTCTCCTACGACGAAGTGCGCCAGGCCATGCAGAAGTTCGTCTTCAACCTGAACACGACCTCGCGCTGGGGCGGCCAAAGCCCGTTCACCAACCTTTCCTTCGACCTCGTGCCGCCCAGGCACATCGCCGACGAGGCGGTGATCATCGGCGGCAAGCTCCAGGACTCCACCTACGGCGAGTATGTCGAGGAAATGGAGATGATCAACCGCGCCTTCCTGGAGGTCATGTTCGAGGGCGACTACAACAGCCGCATCTTCTCCTTCCCCATCCCGACCTACAACGTGACCAAGGACTTCCCCTGGGATTCGGAAATCGGCGAACTGCTGCTCAAGCTCACGGCCAAATACGGCGTCCCCTACTTCCAGAACTTCATCAACTCCGACCTCTCGCCCGAGGACGTGCGCTCCATGTGTTGCCGCCTCCAGATGGACCTTCGCGAACTGCGCAAGAAGACCGGCGGTCTGTTCGGCGCGGGCGACCTCACCGGCTCCATCGGCGTGGTGACCCTGAACCTGCCCAAGCTGGCCTACCTGGCCCAGAGCGAGGAAGACTTCCTGGAGCTGGTCACGGAGTACTCCGAACTGGCCAAGAATTCCCTGGAGTACAAGCGCAAGCTCATCACCAACAACCTGGAGAACGGCATGTTCCCCTGGTCCCGGAGGTACCTGCGCAACGGATACAAGGGGCACTTCTCGACCATCGGCATCCTGGGCGGTCACGAGGCCTGCCTGAACCTCCTGGGCAAGGGCATCGAAACCGAGGCGGGCATCCGGCTCATGCGCCGGACCCTGAACCATCTGCGCGACCTCACCTCGCGCTTCCAGGAGGAGACCGGCAACCTCTACAACCTGGAGGCCACGCCCGCCGAAGGCACGAGCTACCGCCTGGCCAAGATCGACAAAAGCCTCTATTCCGAGATCCAGGCCCAGGGCAACGGCACGCCCTACTACACGAACTCCACGGCCCTGCCCGTGCATCTCTGCGACGATGTGATCATGGCCCTGGAACACCAGAACCAGCTCCAGCCGCTGTACACCGGCGGCACGGTTTTCCACACCTTCCTGGGCGAGTCGGCGGCGGACATGGGGGCCCTCAAGCAATTCATCATCAAGGCCTTCAGCATGACCAAAATCCCCTACCTGTCCATCACGCCGACCTTTTCCATCTGCAAGGAGCACGGCTACCTGCGCGGCGAGCAGGACGCCTGCCCGGAATGCGGCGCGGAAACCGAAATATACACCCGCATCGTGGGCTATTACCGCCCCGTGTCCCGCTGGAACAAGGGCAAGCAGGCCGAGTACCACGACCGGGTGACCTTCCACGGGGTCTGCTGA
- a CDS encoding DMT family transporter, translating to MLIQPTLNGPLLVLAGALCFSTTGFAQALVVGDGATPLVIGALRMLIGGAALAAWCVWRGILPNKGRWPLKGVLLPALGLAGYQVLFFTGTASVGVAVGTVASIGVSPLGVAALNWLIYREKPVRAWYPATAAAVLGLVLLNWTDGALDRLCSLLPSLAAGLSYAVYVVCSKPLRMYAPEAIMMMACLLCGLLLGPFLFISPLHWLLSVKGVLVALNLGVVTAALAFSLMLAGLMKTPAPTAATLGLAEPLCAALLGFACLHEPVTAQAVTGIACILCSALVLIFWPTPPCGSGRSSPISERRA from the coding sequence ATGTTGATTCAACCGACTCTGAACGGCCCGCTCCTCGTTCTCGCCGGGGCCCTATGCTTCAGCACCACGGGATTCGCCCAGGCCCTGGTGGTCGGAGACGGGGCCACCCCCCTCGTCATAGGGGCCCTGCGGATGCTCATCGGCGGTGCAGCGCTGGCGGCATGGTGCGTTTGGAGGGGAATTCTGCCGAATAAAGGCCGTTGGCCGCTAAAAGGGGTGCTCCTGCCCGCCTTGGGGCTGGCGGGATACCAGGTGCTGTTTTTCACAGGCACCGCCTCGGTCGGCGTGGCCGTGGGCACGGTGGCGAGCATCGGGGTATCGCCGCTCGGCGTGGCGGCATTGAATTGGCTGATATACAGAGAAAAACCTGTGCGCGCCTGGTATCCGGCCACTGCGGCGGCCGTGCTCGGATTGGTGCTGCTGAACTGGACCGATGGGGCGCTGGACCGCCTGTGCAGCCTGCTGCCTTCGCTGGCCGCCGGACTGTCCTACGCGGTCTATGTAGTCTGCAGCAAGCCTCTCCGGATGTACGCGCCTGAAGCCATCATGATGATGGCCTGCCTGCTTTGCGGCCTCCTCCTCGGACCCTTTCTCTTCATTTCTCCGTTGCACTGGCTGCTGTCGGTCAAAGGCGTCCTGGTCGCGTTGAACCTCGGCGTCGTCACCGCGGCGCTTGCTTTTTCGCTCATGCTCGCGGGGTTGATGAAAACACCCGCGCCCACCGCCGCCACCTTGGGCCTGGCTGAACCGCTCTGCGCCGCGCTGCTCGGCTTTGCGTGCCTGCACGAACCCGTGACGGCCCAAGCCGTCACGGGCATCGCCTGCATTCTCTGCTCCGCGCTGGTTTTGATTTTCTGGCCGACGCCGCCTTGCGGTTCCGGCCGGAGTTCGCCAATATCTGAAAGGCGGGCCTGA
- a CDS encoding anaerobic ribonucleoside-triphosphate reductase activating protein yields the protein MRGLQRLSLCDWPGRSCCVIFLGGCNLRCPTCHNFELAWNMESQPLFARSKLLLFLAERKRWLNGVTVTGGEATCAPGLGELLYEIRKIGLPVKLDSNGMRPEILAEALDSGLAEHCAVDVKGPYALYPALSGDRVTAAEARRNLESVFAQAERRPGAFSFRLTRVPGLTGDDIETARGYLPAGHTLTLQTYRAPRRANAHADHEARRPVGNVVNG from the coding sequence GTGCGCGGTCTGCAGCGTCTGTCCCTCTGTGACTGGCCCGGCCGCTCCTGTTGCGTGATCTTCCTCGGAGGCTGCAACCTCCGCTGCCCCACCTGCCACAATTTCGAGCTGGCCTGGAACATGGAGAGCCAGCCCCTGTTCGCCCGCTCCAAGCTCCTGCTCTTCCTGGCCGAGCGCAAACGCTGGCTGAACGGGGTCACGGTCACCGGCGGCGAGGCCACCTGCGCCCCGGGACTGGGCGAACTGCTTTACGAAATCCGCAAGATCGGCCTGCCCGTGAAGCTGGACAGCAACGGCATGCGCCCTGAAATCCTGGCCGAGGCCCTGGATTCCGGGCTGGCCGAACACTGCGCCGTGGACGTCAAGGGCCCCTACGCCCTGTATCCCGCCCTGAGCGGGGACCGCGTCACCGCCGCCGAGGCGAGGCGCAACCTGGAGTCCGTCTTCGCCCAGGCCGAGCGCCGTCCCGGTGCGTTTTCCTTCCGCCTGACGCGCGTTCCCGGGCTGACCGGCGACGACATCGAGACCGCAAGGGGTTACCTCCCCGCTGGACATACACTCACGCTGCAAACGTACAGAGCCCCGAGGAGAGCAAATGCCCACGCAGATCATGAAGCGCGACGGCCGGTTGGAAACGTGGTCAACGGATAG
- a CDS encoding APC family permease translates to MSEQVKLERTLSPLQVCALALGSIVGWGCFVLPGDMFLPQAGPLGTLLGFAIGAFLISFVAMAYSYMIKYAPVAGGEFAWAYIGFGPVAAFICGWALIIGYIAIIAINISALALICRFLLPGFLNFGELYTIAGWKVYAGEVILMSIAVLAFGIMNYRGVSVAGKIQVVLAFMLTFGILALIFGVSSLDTAHLSNLTPVFAEGKSAFSCVLIIFAISPFLYVGFDTVPQAAEEFAFDPARSRNIMLIAIIVGMALYSLVTLAAGLAIPYPEMLQKMAQQRAAGGVAWATAEAATLAFGKFGAVILACAVLGAVCTGINGFYVASTRLMLAMARGRILPTWFGDIHPKYRSPYKAVVFTIILVLLTPYAGRSAVGWTVDMSAVGTAIGYLYTCLAARRMLLTTNAEGKNLKSFYCVVGALTSVLCLLLLCIPGSPAAIGAAPAWCLTVWVVMGVFFYYSSRKTWMDMPEREVRRHMPGSEDIQVFFNPGKRGAEAKSTN, encoded by the coding sequence ATGTCTGAACAAGTAAAGTTGGAAAGGACGCTGTCTCCCTTACAGGTCTGCGCACTCGCGCTGGGCTCCATCGTAGGGTGGGGCTGCTTCGTGCTGCCCGGCGACATGTTCCTGCCCCAGGCCGGTCCGCTCGGTACGCTGCTCGGCTTCGCCATCGGCGCGTTTCTGATCAGCTTCGTGGCCATGGCATACAGCTACATGATCAAGTACGCCCCGGTGGCCGGCGGCGAATTCGCCTGGGCCTACATCGGGTTCGGCCCGGTCGCCGCGTTCATCTGCGGATGGGCGCTCATCATCGGCTACATCGCGATCATCGCCATCAACATTTCCGCGCTCGCCCTGATCTGCCGCTTCCTGTTGCCGGGCTTCCTGAACTTCGGGGAACTCTACACGATCGCCGGCTGGAAGGTTTACGCCGGCGAGGTCATCCTGATGAGCATCGCGGTGCTCGCCTTCGGCATCATGAATTATCGCGGCGTCAGCGTCGCGGGCAAGATCCAGGTGGTGCTGGCCTTCATGCTCACCTTCGGCATCCTGGCCCTGATCTTCGGCGTCTCCTCGCTGGATACCGCGCACCTCTCGAACCTGACTCCGGTCTTCGCCGAGGGCAAGTCCGCCTTCTCCTGCGTCCTGATCATCTTCGCCATCTCGCCCTTCCTCTACGTGGGCTTCGACACGGTGCCCCAGGCCGCCGAGGAGTTCGCCTTCGACCCGGCCCGCTCCCGCAACATCATGCTCATCGCCATCATCGTCGGTATGGCGCTCTACAGCCTGGTGACGCTCGCCGCCGGCCTCGCGATCCCGTATCCCGAGATGCTCCAGAAGATGGCCCAGCAACGCGCCGCCGGCGGCGTCGCCTGGGCCACGGCCGAAGCGGCCACGCTGGCCTTCGGCAAGTTCGGCGCCGTCATCCTCGCCTGCGCCGTGCTGGGAGCCGTATGCACCGGCATCAACGGTTTCTACGTCGCCTCCACCCGTCTCATGCTGGCCATGGCCCGCGGCCGGATCCTGCCCACCTGGTTCGGCGACATCCATCCGAAGTACCGCAGCCCCTACAAGGCCGTCGTCTTCACGATCATTCTCGTGCTGCTGACCCCCTACGCCGGACGCTCCGCAGTGGGCTGGACGGTGGACATGAGCGCCGTGGGCACGGCCATCGGCTACCTGTACACCTGCCTGGCCGCCCGCCGCATGTTGCTGACGACCAACGCCGAAGGCAAGAATCTGAAGTCCTTCTACTGCGTCGTCGGCGCGCTGACCTCCGTGCTCTGCCTGCTGCTTCTGTGCATCCCCGGTTCGCCGGCGGCCATCGGCGCCGCGCCGGCATGGTGCCTGACCGTGTGGGTCGTCATGGGCGTGTTCTTCTACTACTCCAGCCGCAAGACCTGGATGGACATGCCTGAACGGGAAGTCCGTCGGCACATGCCCGGCTCGGAGGACATCCAGGTGTTCTTCAACCCCGGCAAGAGAGGCGCCGAGGCCAAGTCCACGAACTAA